The genomic segment AAACCCCTGTGTTCCTGCTACTTCATCTTTTACATATGTTTCTCCTTCTGGGATTGAAATAGAAACCGAAAAATCAGATAATTTGGCCACAAAATCTTTATCCAAGAAAATATTTTGAGGCTTTACATTCCTATGGATGATAGGCCTAGAAAATGCAGTGTGAAGGTATGTTAGAGCATTTGCAATGTCTTTTGCAACTTTCAATCTTATCTTCCAAGACAACGAGGATAATCCTTCGGAACTACCTATGCCTCCGCACACATTGAGAGGACCATTTTCAGCTTGTTCATAAACTAACATTGGAATAGGGAACTCTAAGCAACAACCAAGTAACTTGAGAACATTTTTATGGCTACTCATTTGTGAGCTTGTCGAGATGTCAAGAAAAACCCCAACATCatcaaaatcatcatcatcatcttcttcttcttcttttttgtcaCGAAAAACTAAAGGGTAAGACCAAGCATTGTTGCACGCACCATGTCCATCATATTCAAAATCTTTATATTTCTTAATTAAAACCAATCGACCATCCAAAATGCCCTCAAACCAATCAAAATCATTGCTGTAGCAATATGATTGAAAATAATCTGTAGCTTTTTGAAGATCTTCAGCAGAGAAGCTACGAATAGGGTTACATCGACCATTGAAAGATGCTATTATCTTCTCTAATAGTTTCCTTCCATTTTCAATAAATAATCTCTCTTCTTTTCCTGAAATTCCTATATTttcaacaataattttttttttttaaataaaaaagttagACAGTAACCTGTGATTTCTGAACCAATAAAAGATCAGCCTTTTCTTTTTAGAAAAGATGATAAGTCTTCAAGTTTCCATCATCACATAACTAAAGAATTATCGATTTATTTAGATGATGAAGCAAAGAGAAATACATACCTGAATGATCTGATGAGAGAGTTGAGAATAGAGAGCCTTGTCTAAGCCTCTCTGCCTTCTTCCTCAGCCAATGGCCTAGAGCTTCCATGGTGGACTGGACTGGAGCGCCTTTGAGTTTGAGGCCCAAGCTTTACAAATTACATCCCGTGATGAGGGCGAGGGCGAGGGCGAGGGCCCCATGAATGTGTGGTCATATAGACCACTGCTTTGTTTTTCCTACCAAAACTAATTATGATGAGATTCAAAAGAAATTAAGTGGGAAAGGTAAAGGAATAAAGTATAGTgggcaaaatatattttttaaacagaTATTCAGTgcaataattttatttatatatattacaagtttgattagttttatttacaaaatatattaatttatttaattatatttttaattattatttgaattttaaataaataaatatcataaattataaaagaatgatataaatatattaaataattaagtcaAAATATATTGTCTATAGTCTTAAAAAAATGatcatttttaatttgttttttaaaaaatcgTTAAATTGAGAATCTCTTAGATAAAcactttatatatatacaaaGATATGGTGCATTTTaattttaaagtaaattatttgatgttgtttattagtttaaaatttagtgttcataataatttaaattttggtattttttatgctttgatttataaattatatatggTGAATCTAGTTttcaaattcaatattttttaaaattttcttttagaaaaaatattcagTAGAATAAAATTctaaaattctaaattaaaactatgaatttaaaaagtttatttgatcaaatttttaaaaaaaattaaagccaacaaaaaattatatataaatataaaatttttaattaatagataaagcaattaaaataagtaatttctcaaaaaaaaaaaaactaaacgacaaaataagaAATAGGTATATTTATGTCACTATTACATATACGTTTGGATAAAAAAATacattaaatgacaaaataaataattaataaaaaaaagaaataataaattgaagcacataaaaaaatttcttttatagtttttaaaatataattgatagagtaatttaaatactttaatatgaaattttaaaatatgtcaaGATAAATTATTATGGCTcatttattatgttttatttttgttttcatctggtttaccttatttagatgattttatcattttttattttttttaaacgtatttactttatttagatgactttaacaataaaaaaaatgtttattggatcttttgattcactcattaatgtTCAAACTTTCTTTATTGATTGTACATCGGTTCCCTTAATGATTAATTTTGGAATTGAgtgattattgagctcaaatttataatacgATTATAAATTAAtcgttcactagtgaattaatggtacttatgaACCAAGAGATAATTAGAATGGTAAATGACTATTTTGACCAGTTCTTATAAACaaaccaataattggaggacaaaactaAATGAAGtcgttatatcaatggactacacgagataattctataaatataattatatagttACTAAGAGTGCAATCCCAAATTTACAgtgtaataattgaattaataactaagattatttaattaattatttggtttATTGGAATTACAGGTTCATGGTCCCAGAGTCACATCTATACTACACATTCTAGGGTGTGAATATTTGTGACAAACATAAATGAATAATTTGCAAGAGAATTAATTTTTCGGGGCAAATAtatacttaataaattaattaattaatatgtttgtTTAGAAAACTAAATTAgttgatttaaataataattagttgagaattaatattgagagaatatatatttattcatggaattaaatgatttttttatcaTAAGTtaataagataaaattaattttaaattaattgatatttattcatatatgaaataatacattattttaaatacataaatattttgtaTTATTGTGGCGATATAGAGTCACATGCTCCAGTCATTGTGATTGGTGCGACCCACTAGATGGGATCCACTCGCATGGCACAACTATAAGTAGCTACTTGTTtgtgttatttattatttaattattcagttaatattttaatttgattaaaatattaattaaataaagccTAAACCTAATGAGATTTGACTTAGACtatatacaaatatttttttAGGCTGTCTCAAAGAGGGTCTCATAAGTTTCTAAGCCTAAAAAATACTTAGAGAGAAAAATTATTCTTTTTCTTTAGTCTCATGTGTTGTGTACGCTTAAAGACATAAATTTTTCCAAATcattctacgtgcccacacacatcctaaTGTGTTGAGGATTGACTTGGAAGATCGTGGTGTGGATCTTAGTGTCATACAAAAATGATTGGATTATCATTATTTTGTACTGAAAGATAgcgatgacacttgataggctataagAGGTGCAAATCTGCTTGACCCAAGGCAACTAGAAGTGCCTCATTAAAATCATCAAGTTTTCCCCAATTCTTGTCATACTTTAGTTTCATGCTCGTTGCCATTGTCATCAACAACTCGTTCTCATCATCGTCAACTGCTAAGTCATACAACTCCTGTTGCATATTGCAGATCCCAATGAAGTACTTATTAGCAGTAACATAAGTAGACCCACTAAAATTTAATGTTATTTCGTAAAAAGTCTTCAAAAATCTCACAGACACTAAAGCATTATCCCAATCAACATTAGTGGGGGGTTCCTCCTTTGGCTTTCCATCTTTGTCAACCTCGTCAAAATATTTCATATGATTAGCATCGATTACATCCTCTCAAATGCCTTCTAAAATTTCATTGCACAATTGAGCATTGGATATGTGGAGTTTCACCTTGTTGGGACATTTGATCCTTTACATTCAATCATTTTCTCCGTCACACACTCCTTAAAATATTTTAGTCTAGAAGGAGAAgacctaacaaacctcacaacatTTCTAATTGATGCAATTGacccatgttttttttttcaacccTATAGTAACAATTAGGTTAACTATATGAGTTCAACACCTCACATGTAAAAAATTTCCATCCAAAATTAGTCCCTTCTCTTTCTCTTTTAACTTCATCTTCAAGTATCTAATGGCAACATCATTAGAGGAAGCATTTTCTATCGTAATGGTAAACAACTTAGAGATGCCCCATTCTAAATGACATAGATCGATCTATTTGCCAATGCTTTCCCCTTTATGATCTACCACTTGGCAAAATTTGATAATTCTTTTCTGATACTCACAAgcattatcaatccaatgagcagtgatgaccatgtaattcaaattttgaatggaagTCCAAGTATCGGTAGTAATCGACATCCTCTCACacctcaaaatatttttcaatgtcaCATTCTCCTCCGTACATAACTTCAATACATCCCTAGAAACAGTCATTCAAGAAGGGATCTCAAACCTAAGTTGTAGTGTTTTGTAAATCTTTTGAACCCTTCACCCTCGACATGTCTAAATGGCAACTCATCCAACACAATATATTGCGTGAGGGCTACCCTACAAGCTTCTTTGTTATAAGATACCGCTACTAAGCTTGTTTCCCCATCTTTCCCTCCCTTTACATGCTCAAGGCTTAAAGTTTTTTTGTTTATGCTCATCAATCTTAAACGGACTTAGCTCACAAACTTTCTTAAAATAGTTCCACAAATGATTGGTCTCATGTTTTCTAGTGTCACACAATAAGTCAGACCAACAATAATTACATATACACTTGGGGGAAGGAGGCTCTTCGTTAGGATCTGTGGGTGGATGAAGATCTTCTTTAGTAAAATGATCCCAAACAGatctttttccctttgtttttccaGGAGGGATGAGAGGTTTACCCCTCTTTTTAGCCCTAGTTTTTCTACCCTTATCAGTAGGAGTAGGGTTTTCAGTCTGAATGAGAGGTGGTTGATCATCTATCGGAGGAGGAATTTCATCTACCTCATCAATATCCATTACCTAATACAACATATTTAAGAAAAACTAATCAACATAGGAATACACAACAAGCCTAATATCCACTACAACAGGGCAAcacacaagcctataatccaCTAATACAGAGCAGcacacaagcctataatccaCTAATACAGAGCAGcacacaagcctataatccaCTAATACAGAGCAGCACACAAGCCTAATATCCACTACAACAGGGTAGCACACAATCCTAATAACCAATACAACATGGCAGCAcacatgtaacgccctaccaccttagagtcgttactaagtgagtttaaaatgtgcattcaacttgctaaccaagcatttagctcaaaagtgtaattaaactgtATTAagatcacataatttgaaaatgtaatcattcattgaaaattaaagGTGTTTTACATTAGGGGTCCCCAaagaaaatactgtttataaatatttacaactcaaaatgtgtttagagtcgactaaacgaaaaaatggGATTTAGTACAAAGcaactcccaaaaatacccttggtcatggcagccaggcagaccagacatgtacgcttCACCTCACGACCTCCGTACTCAAGGTTGGCCaatctttcccttgcccttacctgcaccacagagcactcgtgagccgaagcccagcaagaaaaccccacacaaatagataacatatgcatataaatcactcagcatataaacaagccatcaataggataaacacatacggccatgtcgtcccaggcgctttaccaggccttgggttcgcggtccacaccgtaaggatatcccaggtatcccttagggtcttaccctggcaactcgcactctgcgtgctaaatgctgctcccggccccttgccgctctcgaccttcgccgttctcagCCCTTGCCGTtttcggccttcaccgttcctggctcttgccgatcattcacttatttacatacatagcataattaatcaaacacttaaacgcgcattaacataatcaatgggctatgccctgcacataatcatatagggccatgtcctacaacacaactatggggcctcgccctactctatgggtacagcggttttcttacctgtgtcccgagcttcttgagcaccgaaataaCACTACATCTCTTGGAACCAACACATACATAACActatcattactaaccaattatcatcatctcccggaaccaatcccgtgctctcgggacctcccagttccccacacaaggtagcggaagcgtccccgagccccctgggcaaaagcctaaaaactgaaaatttCTCCTGcctagaaatggcctagcgccgcagcaCTAACCCataagggccacggcgcccagaaaGGTGCCCTTCCCCTAATGCATCCTAGCGCTGcagcacggaagaacagggccacgacgcccatacgcgaacccag from the Humulus lupulus chromosome X, drHumLupu1.1, whole genome shotgun sequence genome contains:
- the LOC133803867 gene encoding non-functional pseudokinase ZED1-like, which codes for MEALGHWLRKKAERLRQGSLFSTLSSDHSGISGKEERLFIENGRKLLEKIIASFNGRCNPIRSFSAEDLQKATDYFQSYCYSNDFDWFEGILDGRLVLIKKYKDFEYDGHGACNNAWSYPLVFRDKKEEEEDDDDDFDDVGVFLDISTSSQMSSHKNVLKLLGCCLEFPIPMLVYEQAENGPLNVCGGIGSSEGLSSLSWKIRLKVAKDIANALTYLHTAFSRPIIHRNVKPQNIFLDKDFVAKLSDFSVSISIPEGETYVKDEVAGTQGFVDPVYKSTKSVTEQSDVYSFGVFLLILLSGRPAYDELLHDLKKEEFDEIVDPKIVEEGGICGEQQIQLQAFLELALKCVEDKREDRPLMIEVGKELMRIERGSKASSS